In Daphnia pulicaria isolate SC F1-1A chromosome 9, SC_F0-13Bv2, whole genome shotgun sequence, a single genomic region encodes these proteins:
- the LOC124313279 gene encoding beta-lactamase-like protein 2 homolog, with amino-acid sequence MNILPRISQLSPRVIHILGCNPGPFTLQGTNTYLIGTGKRRILLDTGDGQVPEYFDLLQSVLKEQQATLDHILVSHWHPDHVGGVEKIQQSINKDCKVSKFHIEDRPTEFEKLTDGQEVSVEGANLKVYHTPGHSTDHIILHLKEENSLFSGDCILGEGTAVFEDLYDYMNSLKTILGLNPSKIYPGHGPSIEDPIQRIEYYIHHRNERERQILEYLSSNHGNKMSAMDIVKGIYENLDSSLYLAAERNVELHLKKLEKEGKVKKLAILWSTI; translated from the exons ATGAACATTCTTCCGCGAATTTCTCAGCTTTCTCCCCGTGTTATTCATATTTTAG gtTGCAATCCAGGCCCTTTTACTCTCCAAGGAACTAACACATATTTGATTGGAACCGGAAAACG GAGAATACTACTTGACACAGGAGATGGACAGGTCCCAGAATACTTTGATTTGCTTCAGTCAGTATTAAAGGAGCAGCAAGCAACCTTGGATCACATTTTAGTTTCCCACTGGCATCCTGATCATGTTGGGGGTGtggaaaaaatccaacaatcaATCAACAAAG ACTGCAAAGTCTCAAAGTTTCACATTGAGGACAGACCaacagaatttgaaaaattaacagATGGACAGGAAGTTTCAGTTGAAGGAGCCAATTTAAA AGTGTACCACACACCTGGTCACAGCACTGACCACATTATCCTACATTTGAAGGAAGAGAATTCCTTATTCAGTGGGGACTGTATTTTGGGTGAAGGGACTGCCGTCTTTGAGGACTTGTACGATTACATGAACTCACTGAAAACCATACTTGGCCTTAatccaagtaaaatttatcCTGGACACGGACCGTCGATTGAG GATCCCATTCAACGAATAGAGTACTATATCCATCATCGAAACGAAAGGGAGAGGCAGATTTTAGAGTACCTTTCGTCTAACCATGGGAATAAAATGTCTGCCATGGACATTGTCAAGGGTATTTATGAAAATTTAGATTCAAGTCTTTATCTTGCTGCTGAGAGGAACGTTGAGCTTCATCTtaagaaattagaaaaagaaggTAAAGTTAAGAAACTTGCGATACTGTGGAGTACAATTTGA